A single window of Leptospiraceae bacterium DNA harbors:
- a CDS encoding STAS domain-containing protein → MEMIERENNSIQIIDVIGEVDLYNTKEIKDMIDEKIKAGKYQIILNLLKVPFMDSSGIGTLVTGMYRLKKYQGSLKIINIVGSVAKVFKMTGMDTHLEIFDSEEEAVKSFK, encoded by the coding sequence ATGGAAATGATTGAAAGAGAAAATAATTCTATCCAAATAATTGATGTAATCGGCGAAGTCGATTTATACAACACTAAAGAAATAAAAGATATGATAGATGAAAAAATCAAAGCAGGGAAATACCAGATTATCCTTAATCTATTAAAGGTTCCCTTTATGGATTCGTCTGGAATAGGAACTCTCGTCACCGGAATGTATCGCCTCAAAAAATACCAAGGCAGTTTAAAAATCATAAACATTGTAGGTTCAGTTGCAAAAGTTTTTAAGATGACAGGTATGGATACACACTTAGAAATTTTTGATAGTGAAGAAGAAGCGGTAAAATCATTTAAATGA
- a CDS encoding PIN domain-containing protein → MKIYLDMCSFNRPYDDQTYIKIKLEAEAKLFIQHEVKEGRLKLAWSYILEFENEDNPYKERRETIESWIDLAFIDVEPSESILKQAEALEKKGIKADDALHIACAISAKCDYFITTDYKLIKKAVTLNQIHVMNPVDYIRILEDKI, encoded by the coding sequence ATGAAAATATATCTTGATATGTGTTCTTTTAATCGCCCTTATGATGACCAAACTTATATAAAAATTAAACTGGAAGCAGAGGCAAAGCTTTTTATTCAGCATGAGGTAAAAGAAGGTCGATTGAAATTGGCTTGGTCGTATATATTGGAATTCGAAAATGAAGACAATCCCTATAAAGAGAGACGTGAGACAATAGAAAGTTGGATAGACCTTGCATTCATTGATGTTGAACCTTCTGAATCTATCTTAAAGCAAGCGGAGGCATTAGAAAAAAAAGGCATAAAAGCTGACGATGCTTTGCATATTGCTTGTGCAATTTCAGCAAAGTGTGATTACTTTATTACAACGGATTATAAACTAATAAAAAAGGCAGTTACTTTAAATCAGATTCATGTAATGAATCCTGTGGATTATATTCGAATTTTGGAGGATAAGATATGA
- a CDS encoding endoflagellar motor protein has product MIRNESTIKAKRRKANKHPEEKDLSDRWLLTYADMITLLLGLFIVMYSISTVDAGKLKAVSSVIRGGFGLDEGGDSLVMDGSSGIIKDKDLVPKSQIYRLWERFQSSVKRLLISDKVIIDLQNNEELTLTLPASSLGEGNIKLSKESDELFLKLAEVTQDLNIEIVLRVQIPYLETIENKKDLNNWAYNSYRASVMAKFLSEKYGIPESRIAVQGLSGFRKNATAETPEEAANQERIEIMIRKR; this is encoded by the coding sequence ATGATACGCAATGAATCAACAATAAAAGCAAAAAGAAGAAAAGCAAATAAACATCCAGAAGAAAAAGATCTTAGTGATCGCTGGCTACTAACGTATGCAGATATGATTACATTGTTGTTGGGATTGTTTATTGTCATGTATTCAATCTCTACTGTTGATGCAGGAAAATTAAAGGCTGTCTCATCTGTTATTCGCGGTGGCTTTGGTCTTGATGAAGGCGGTGATTCTCTTGTCATGGATGGTTCATCTGGAATCATAAAAGACAAAGACTTAGTTCCTAAATCACAGATTTATCGACTATGGGAAAGATTTCAAAGTAGTGTAAAACGGTTATTAATCTCTGATAAAGTAATTATAGATTTACAGAATAATGAAGAGTTGACTCTTACTCTTCCAGCTTCCTCACTAGGAGAGGGTAATATTAAGTTATCCAAAGAATCCGATGAGTTATTCTTAAAGCTCGCAGAAGTGACGCAAGACTTAAACATCGAAATAGTTCTCCGCGTTCAAATTCCCTATTTGGAAACGATTGAAAACAAAAAAGATTTGAATAACTGGGCGTATAATTCTTATAGAGCATCTGTTATGGCAAAATTTTTAAGTGAGAAATATGGAATTCCTGAATCTAGAATCGCAGTCCAAGGTCTTTCTGGTTTTAGAAAAAATGCAACGGCAGAAACTCCTGAGGAAGCAGCCAACCAAGAACGAATTGAAATCATGATAAGGAAACGTTAG
- a CDS encoding ammonium transporter, producing the protein MLKISKFKYLVLFIMAIVIPSLLNGQDATTPAPAPAAPTLDKADTVWLIVSSAFVFFMIPGLALFYGGIVKSKNVLSTMMHSFIAIIVLTLQWTIFGYSFAFSGANPFYGDFNLAFLNGIDLDTLEGTIPKYVHFLFQGMFALITPALISGAIAERIKLSGYVTFILLWATLVYDPVAHWVWAADGWLFKDGALDFAGGTVVHLISGIAGLAAALVIGKRKGDVANLTHPNNMTYTLLGSGLLWFGWFGFNAGSGLKVDGLAARAFVVTLIAPAAAGAAWLAIEWIHTKKATALGAASGIVAGLVVITPAAGFVSPVSAIIMGLLVSPVCYGAILLKGKLGYDDTLDAFGIHGVGGAFGAILTGVFAMSLAEGITRGHQIQVQVISVVATGAYSFIVSYILAFLIEKSIGFRIEEDKEINGLDQEIHGENGYGI; encoded by the coding sequence ATGTTAAAAATAAGCAAATTCAAATATCTAGTCCTGTTTATCATGGCGATTGTAATACCTTCCCTGTTAAACGGCCAAGATGCAACTACACCGGCACCAGCTCCGGCTGCACCGACACTTGACAAAGCTGATACGGTTTGGTTAATCGTGTCTTCTGCGTTCGTTTTTTTCATGATTCCTGGCTTGGCTTTGTTCTACGGTGGTATCGTTAAGTCCAAGAACGTTCTTTCTACTATGATGCATAGTTTTATAGCTATCATTGTATTGACTCTTCAATGGACGATTTTTGGATATAGCTTTGCATTTTCTGGAGCAAATCCTTTTTACGGGGATTTTAACTTAGCGTTTTTAAATGGGATTGATCTTGATACTTTAGAAGGAACAATTCCTAAATACGTTCATTTCTTGTTTCAAGGAATGTTTGCATTGATTACACCTGCTTTGATTTCTGGTGCAATTGCGGAGAGAATTAAACTTTCTGGTTACGTAACTTTTATCTTACTTTGGGCAACATTGGTCTATGACCCGGTCGCGCATTGGGTTTGGGCTGCTGATGGATGGCTATTTAAAGATGGGGCACTTGACTTTGCTGGTGGAACTGTAGTGCATTTGATTTCTGGTATTGCAGGTCTTGCGGCTGCTCTTGTAATTGGTAAACGCAAAGGGGATGTAGCAAATCTTACTCATCCAAATAATATGACTTATACACTACTTGGATCTGGACTATTATGGTTTGGATGGTTTGGTTTTAACGCAGGTTCTGGCCTCAAAGTAGACGGTCTTGCTGCTCGTGCCTTTGTTGTAACTCTTATTGCCCCAGCAGCAGCGGGTGCAGCTTGGTTAGCAATTGAATGGATTCATACTAAAAAAGCAACTGCTCTAGGTGCTGCCTCTGGTATTGTTGCCGGCTTAGTTGTGATTACACCCGCTGCTGGGTTTGTAAGTCCTGTTAGTGCAATCATTATGGGTCTTTTAGTTTCTCCTGTTTGTTATGGAGCAATTCTACTAAAAGGAAAGCTCGGATATGATGATACATTGGATGCGTTTGGTATTCATGGTGTAGGTGGAGCATTTGGTGCCATCCTTACAGGTGTGTTTGCAATGAGTTTAGCAGAAGGAATTACACGTGGTCATCAAATTCAAGTTCAAGTAATAAGCGTTGTTGCGACTGGTGCTTATTCTTTTATCGTATCTTACATTCTTGCATTCCTAATTGAAAAATCAATTGGATTCAGAATTGAAGAAGATAAAGAGATAAACGGTCTTGACCAAGAGATTCATGGTGAAAATGGATATGGAATATAA
- a CDS encoding SDR family oxidoreductase has protein sequence MKSAIITGTSSGIGFAIAEKVLGLGYKVYGLSRTKPERLMDNESFQFVECDLRDAKIIRRKVDEIQSNDKAIYLLIHNAGFGLIGLHEELDYKKLEEIIQVNLTAPILITRLLLRQIKANQGTIIHISSVTAKKSSPLASAYSAAKAGLTQFGESLFEEVRKTGVKICNIHPDVTRTNFYNELSIKENPDPDSYLDPETIADAVEMILNQKSSLAVTDITLQPQKHKIERRAKNSLT, from the coding sequence ATGAAATCAGCTATCATTACAGGAACTAGTTCAGGAATTGGATTTGCTATTGCAGAAAAAGTATTGGGGCTAGGTTATAAAGTATATGGATTATCTAGAACCAAGCCAGAGAGGCTAATGGACAATGAAAGCTTTCAATTTGTAGAATGTGATTTACGTGATGCAAAAATTATCAGGCGCAAAGTTGATGAAATTCAAAGTAATGATAAAGCCATATATCTATTGATTCATAATGCTGGCTTTGGTTTAATCGGACTTCATGAGGAATTAGATTATAAGAAATTAGAGGAGATAATTCAAGTAAACCTCACTGCTCCGATTTTAATTACAAGATTACTCCTAAGACAAATTAAAGCAAACCAGGGAACTATTATTCATATTTCCTCTGTCACTGCTAAGAAGTCTTCTCCTCTTGCTTCTGCCTACTCTGCGGCTAAGGCTGGTTTAACTCAATTTGGAGAATCTCTTTTTGAGGAAGTCAGAAAGACAGGCGTAAAGATTTGTAATATTCATCCCGATGTCACTAGAACAAATTTTTATAATGAACTAAGTATTAAAGAAAATCCTGATCCTGATTCTTATCTTGATCCAGAAACAATAGCAGATGCAGTCGAAATGATTCTAAACCAAAAAAGTTCTCTAGCGGTTACTGACATTACTCTGCAACCGCAGAAGCATAAGATAGAGAGACGGGCTAAAAATTCACTTACTTAA
- a CDS encoding P-II family nitrogen regulator — translation MKLIVAIIQPHKLEEVKAELTKNEIYRLTVSDVQGYGQQKGKTEVFRGHEYQVNLLRKVRLEIAVNDEFVKPTVDAILKSAKNGEGKIGDGKIFIMPIEEVIRIRNGERGASAI, via the coding sequence ATGAAACTAATTGTAGCAATTATTCAACCGCATAAGCTAGAAGAAGTAAAGGCAGAGCTGACAAAGAATGAAATCTATCGACTCACTGTCAGTGACGTCCAAGGCTACGGTCAACAAAAAGGAAAGACAGAGGTCTTCAGAGGTCACGAATACCAAGTAAACTTATTACGCAAGGTTCGACTCGAAATTGCTGTCAATGACGAATTTGTAAAACCTACAGTAGATGCTATTCTGAAATCGGCAAAGAATGGCGAAGGCAAAATCGGTGATGGAAAAATATTCATTATGCCTATTGAAGAGGTAATTCGAATCAGAAATGGAGAGAGAGGTGCAAGCGCTATCTAA
- a CDS encoding elongation factor G, giving the protein MSTKTLSDKLKNTRNIGISAHIDSGKTTLTERILFYTNRIHAIHDVRGKDGVGAKMDSMELERERGITIQSAATYCTWKNTSINIIDTPGHVDFTIEVERSLRVLDGAILVLCGVSGVQSQSITVDRQMRRYSVPRVAFINKLDRTGANPFRVIDQLREKLKHNAVAVQLPIGLEGNFNGIIDLVSMKAVYFEGANGMDVVEKEIPAEHQELANKKREELLDAVSLFSDELTEAMLEGTPTEDQIKRAIRQGVLELKLTPVFMGSAYKNKGVQKLLDGVADYLANPTEVVNKGLDLNKDEEEIILESDPTKPLACLAFKLEDGRYGQLTYVRVYQGKLSKGMTIFNSSNNKKHSVGRLVRMHSDEMEEITSAEAGDIVALFGIDCASGDTFTDGTWKITMESMFVPAPVISLTIECKESKQLPNLAKALNRFTKEDPTFKTEIDKESGQTIIKGMGELHLEVYVERMRREYGVDLVTGAPQVAYRETITKKAEFDYTHKKQTGGQGQFSRVAGYLEPIALEEGKNYEFVDKVVGGSIPREYISSCDKGFKSCLERGALIGFPIVGVRAVINDGAYHDVDSSDMAFQIGARYGFRQGFAKAAPIILEPIMKVEVDGPVEFQGAILGGINQRRGMILATTEQDAYCKIEAEVPLADMFGYSTVLRSSTQGKAEFSMEFSRYAPVPRNVADELTKKYKVKQDED; this is encoded by the coding sequence ATGAGCACAAAAACATTGAGCGATAAACTAAAAAACACCCGTAATATCGGGATCTCAGCTCACATCGATTCAGGGAAAACAACACTTACAGAACGTATTCTTTTTTATACGAATAGAATTCACGCTATCCATGACGTTCGCGGTAAAGACGGCGTCGGGGCAAAGATGGACAGTATGGAATTGGAAAGAGAGCGCGGAATCACCATTCAATCTGCTGCTACCTATTGCACTTGGAAAAATACTTCTATAAATATCATTGATACTCCCGGTCACGTTGACTTTACAATTGAAGTTGAGCGCTCTTTGCGAGTTCTTGATGGTGCTATCTTAGTTCTTTGTGGTGTATCGGGTGTTCAATCTCAGTCCATCACTGTGGATAGACAAATGAGACGTTACTCTGTTCCGCGCGTTGCCTTTATTAACAAACTTGATAGAACTGGTGCAAATCCATTCCGCGTGATTGATCAACTAAGAGAAAAGCTAAAGCATAACGCTGTAGCAGTTCAACTTCCTATTGGTCTTGAAGGAAATTTCAATGGAATCATCGACTTAGTATCCATGAAAGCCGTTTATTTTGAAGGTGCAAATGGAATGGACGTTGTAGAAAAAGAAATTCCTGCTGAGCACCAAGAACTTGCTAACAAAAAAAGAGAAGAACTTCTAGATGCAGTTTCTTTATTCAGTGATGAACTAACCGAAGCAATGCTGGAAGGAACTCCTACTGAAGATCAAATCAAACGTGCGATTCGTCAAGGCGTTCTCGAATTAAAACTAACTCCTGTATTTATGGGCTCTGCTTATAAAAACAAAGGAGTTCAAAAACTTCTCGATGGAGTAGCGGATTATCTTGCTAATCCGACAGAAGTCGTAAACAAAGGTCTCGATCTAAATAAAGATGAAGAAGAAATCATTCTCGAATCAGATCCTACTAAACCTCTCGCATGTCTTGCATTCAAATTGGAAGACGGACGTTATGGTCAGTTGACTTATGTTCGTGTATACCAAGGAAAACTTTCTAAGGGTATGACGATTTTCAATTCTTCTAACAATAAAAAACACAGTGTGGGGCGACTCGTTCGTATGCACTCTGACGAGATGGAAGAAATCACATCCGCAGAAGCAGGAGATATCGTTGCGTTATTCGGTATTGATTGTGCGTCAGGCGATACATTTACTGATGGAACTTGGAAAATTACAATGGAGTCTATGTTTGTTCCTGCTCCTGTGATTTCTCTTACAATCGAATGTAAAGAATCTAAACAACTTCCTAACCTTGCTAAAGCGTTAAACCGTTTTACAAAAGAAGATCCAACTTTCAAAACAGAAATTGATAAAGAGTCTGGACAAACTATCATCAAAGGGATGGGTGAATTACACCTTGAAGTTTATGTAGAGCGTATGAGGAGAGAATACGGTGTTGATTTAGTAACCGGCGCTCCTCAAGTTGCTTACCGTGAGACTATCACCAAGAAAGCTGAATTTGATTACACTCATAAAAAGCAAACGGGTGGTCAGGGTCAATTCTCTCGCGTTGCCGGTTACCTTGAGCCTATCGCTCTCGAAGAAGGAAAGAACTACGAGTTCGTTGACAAAGTTGTTGGTGGATCTATTCCTCGTGAGTATATCAGTTCTTGTGATAAAGGATTTAAAAGCTGTCTCGAAAGAGGAGCTCTTATTGGATTCCCAATCGTTGGTGTGCGTGCTGTTATCAATGACGGTGCTTACCATGATGTGGATTCTTCTGATATGGCATTCCAAATTGGTGCTCGTTACGGATTCCGTCAAGGGTTCGCAAAGGCTGCTCCGATTATCCTCGAGCCTATCATGAAAGTAGAAGTTGATGGTCCGGTCGAATTCCAGGGAGCAATCCTCGGCGGTATTAACCAGAGACGTGGTATGATTCTAGCGACAACAGAACAAGATGCTTATTGTAAAATTGAAGCAGAAGTTCCTTTAGCGGATATGTTTGGTTATTCGACAGTCCTACGTTCTTCTACTCAAGGTAAAGCTGAGTTCTCAATGGAATTTTCTCGTTACGCTCCTGTTCCTAGAAACGTCGCGGACGAGTTAACCAAGAAATACAAAGTTAAACAAGACGAAGATTAG
- a CDS encoding radical SAM protein has protein sequence MEEEALHYPLTSFLLDKNPNAVKIEVKNYKHIFNRPSQSFLEQKESMKLILAVKKDNYYYPATKVVNNYGYENFYYNTLILNCVYNCEYCYLQGMFNSANIVIFVNIEDFFRETEKLLADNSIYLCLSYETDLLAFEDLIPYTNLWIEFARKHPNLVIEVRTKSNQYKKIQELKPIPNVILAWTISPDEIIKKYENKTPTLNRRLEDITSALKDGWNVRICLDPILHVKNWKQIYSEFIEKAFSTIPIENIWDISIGSFRINADYLKKMKKMKTTSDILHYPFDRFGSLNMYPEKKSAEIISFIMDKVAKYISPSKLFPSQ, from the coding sequence ATTGAAGAGGAAGCACTTCATTATCCGCTAACATCTTTCCTATTAGATAAGAATCCTAACGCAGTTAAAATCGAAGTTAAAAATTATAAGCATATTTTCAATCGTCCAAGTCAAAGCTTTCTAGAACAAAAAGAATCTATGAAGCTGATTCTCGCAGTAAAGAAGGATAATTACTATTATCCCGCCACTAAGGTCGTTAATAATTACGGATATGAAAATTTTTATTACAATACATTGATTTTAAACTGTGTTTATAATTGTGAATACTGTTATTTGCAAGGTATGTTTAATTCGGCAAACATTGTGATCTTTGTTAATATAGAAGATTTTTTTCGTGAAACGGAAAAGCTTTTAGCGGATAATTCCATTTATCTCTGCCTATCGTATGAAACAGATTTACTTGCATTTGAAGACTTAATTCCTTATACGAATCTTTGGATTGAATTTGCAAGAAAGCATCCCAATTTAGTGATTGAAGTTCGAACGAAGAGCAATCAATATAAAAAAATCCAAGAATTAAAACCAATTCCAAATGTAATCCTGGCATGGACAATATCTCCGGATGAAATTATCAAGAAATACGAAAACAAAACTCCGACTTTAAACAGAAGGCTAGAAGATATTACTTCTGCACTTAAGGATGGTTGGAATGTTCGAATCTGTCTTGATCCAATCTTACATGTTAAAAACTGGAAACAGATTTACTCAGAGTTTATTGAGAAAGCTTTTTCAACAATTCCAATTGAGAATATTTGGGACATCAGTATTGGTAGTTTTAGAATCAATGCAGACTATTTAAAAAAAATGAAAAAGATGAAAACAACTTCAGATATTCTTCATTATCCTTTTGATAGATTTGGAAGTCTGAATATGTATCCAGAAAAGAAATCAGCAGAAATTATTTCATTCATAATGGATAAAGTTGCAAAATATATCTCACCGAGTAAGTTATTTCCGAGTCAGTAG
- a CDS encoding acyl-CoA thioesterase: MQIYEYKLTTRHSELDSSLHVNNANYLRYLEEARVHMMENQNFPINEVHTANVEMILYKYVCHYKQQVLYPEKLTVRSKQIQTKKIRGILRQEIYREDESLCFEADAYWAYHAKDKSSLDATLEFAKKFGQGLHENIPALHSEKNFTTNECYPLNQIKVEVRPYELDSFQHVNNAVYANYFEIGRWNFRRSLFPDLLFFKKLNLTFVLYKTEIQFLKPSFLFEELFIKTWLVKTTPLRITYWQEIQNKDGIIHASCRSEGCLINNKGLPTKMVPEILRVYNTMLCEKTEL; encoded by the coding sequence ATGCAAATCTACGAATATAAACTTACCACACGCCATTCAGAATTAGATTCTAGTCTTCATGTGAATAACGCCAATTATCTGCGCTATCTCGAAGAAGCGCGTGTCCATATGATGGAAAATCAAAATTTCCCAATAAATGAAGTTCACACTGCCAACGTAGAAATGATACTTTATAAATATGTCTGTCATTATAAACAACAGGTGCTTTATCCAGAGAAGTTGACCGTCAGAAGTAAACAAATTCAAACGAAGAAAATACGCGGTATTCTAAGACAAGAAATATATAGAGAAGATGAATCTCTTTGTTTTGAAGCAGATGCTTATTGGGCATACCATGCGAAAGACAAATCCTCATTAGACGCAACTCTGGAGTTTGCCAAAAAGTTTGGACAAGGCTTACATGAAAATATTCCCGCCTTACACTCTGAAAAAAATTTTACGACTAATGAATGCTATCCGCTAAATCAAATTAAAGTAGAAGTTCGTCCTTACGAACTAGATTCTTTTCAACATGTAAATAATGCAGTCTATGCAAACTACTTTGAAATTGGACGTTGGAATTTTAGACGAAGTCTATTTCCTGATTTATTGTTTTTTAAAAAGTTAAATCTAACATTTGTGTTATACAAAACGGAAATTCAATTTTTAAAGCCTTCTTTTCTTTTTGAAGAATTATTTATTAAAACATGGTTAGTCAAAACAACGCCACTGAGAATCACTTACTGGCAAGAAATTCAAAACAAAGATGGAATCATACACGCGAGTTGCCGCTCCGAAGGTTGTTTAATAAATAACAAGGGTTTGCCCACGAAGATGGTGCCCGAAATTCTACGGGTTTACAATACTATGCTGTGCGAAAAAACAGAACTGTAA
- a CDS encoding DUF5329 family protein produces MRQFLILGFFFISFGLLLSQSKHILTEADKIKFLLNELDKPEANLRFIRNGEEFSGKEARVHMQKKLDYAGSKIKTVNDFIDQIATKSYLTGNTYYVKLPNGTKIESAKWLRETLKKLN; encoded by the coding sequence ATGCGACAATTTTTAATTCTAGGATTTTTTTTTATTTCCTTTGGTCTTTTGCTAAGTCAATCCAAGCATATTTTGACCGAAGCAGATAAAATCAAATTCCTGCTGAATGAACTCGACAAGCCAGAGGCTAATTTGCGTTTCATCCGAAATGGCGAAGAATTCTCTGGCAAAGAAGCTAGGGTGCATATGCAAAAGAAGCTGGATTATGCAGGATCTAAGATAAAAACCGTAAACGACTTCATTGATCAAATCGCTACAAAATCCTATTTAACAGGAAATACCTACTATGTTAAGCTTCCCAACGGAACCAAGATCGAGTCCGCAAAATGGCTCCGAGAGACACTAAAAAAGCTTAACTAG
- a CDS encoding RNA-binding transcriptional accessory protein: protein MDIMNKAHVSILSKELQISEKQIAGTIQLLEEGATIPFISRYRKEITGSLDEVQIANISTRINQLVELEKRRETVLHTIEEQGKLTAELRKKITSTYDPIELEDLYLPYKPKRKTKASVAREKGLEPLALHIMEQSKNNLSELAKSFVSKEKDVSSIEEALQGARDIVAEMISETKEVRSLIRSQFQRQAIVKSSVVKGKDEEGSKYKDYFEYEEPLQKCPSHRFLAIMRGVNEEILKLSIAPDHDTTIQAMENSVIKKNATRESREQLDIAIKDSYKRLLQPSIETEFRQMTKENADLEAIHVFSLNLRQLLLSSPLGQKRIMAVDPGFRTGCKIVCLDSEGNFLFNSTIYPHPPQNEIEKSRAMILDLAKKFKTEAIAIGNGTASRETESFFKGINFPSAVEIFMVNEAGASIYSASKIARDEFPDQDVTVRGAVSIGRRLLDPLAELVKIEPKSIGVGQYQHDVDQSLLHSRLDQVVESCVNLVGVNLNTASKHLLAYVSGVGPALAESIVSFRKEHGQFKSRKQLLKVPRLGEKAFEQCAGFLRIPNSENPLDNSAVHPEAYTIVEKMAKDLKTDIPTLLKDESLQKKIEVKKYLTDEIGLPTLQDIVKELAKPGLDPRQKAKSFSFDDSIKTIDDLKEGLVLPGIVNNLTNFGAFVNIGIKESGLLHISQISNQFIKSPSDVLQLNQQVKVKVVSIDKERKRVQLTMKFE, encoded by the coding sequence ATGGATATTATGAACAAAGCACATGTATCCATTCTTTCCAAAGAACTTCAAATTTCAGAAAAGCAAATTGCAGGCACGATTCAACTTTTAGAAGAGGGAGCGACGATTCCCTTTATTAGCCGCTATAGAAAAGAAATCACGGGAAGCCTAGACGAAGTTCAGATTGCAAATATCTCTACTCGAATCAATCAATTAGTCGAGTTAGAAAAAAGAAGAGAAACTGTATTACATACAATCGAAGAGCAAGGAAAGCTCACAGCAGAACTTAGAAAAAAAATTACATCTACGTATGATCCAATTGAATTAGAAGACCTCTATTTACCATACAAACCAAAACGAAAAACAAAAGCGTCAGTTGCAAGAGAGAAAGGCTTAGAGCCATTAGCCTTACATATAATGGAGCAATCAAAAAATAATTTATCAGAGCTTGCGAAATCCTTTGTCTCTAAAGAAAAAGACGTTAGTTCCATCGAAGAGGCTTTGCAGGGAGCGAGAGATATTGTGGCTGAGATGATTAGTGAAACAAAAGAAGTAAGAAGTCTTATACGTTCCCAGTTCCAGAGACAAGCTATTGTAAAATCCTCCGTGGTTAAAGGCAAAGACGAAGAGGGAAGTAAATACAAAGATTATTTTGAATACGAAGAGCCTTTACAGAAATGTCCGTCACACCGGTTTCTAGCTATTATGCGCGGAGTGAATGAAGAGATTCTAAAACTTTCTATCGCACCTGACCATGATACAACCATTCAGGCAATGGAAAATTCAGTTATCAAGAAAAATGCTACTAGAGAGTCGAGAGAGCAATTAGATATAGCAATTAAAGATTCTTACAAACGACTTTTGCAACCTTCCATAGAAACAGAATTTCGCCAGATGACAAAAGAAAACGCGGACTTAGAGGCTATTCATGTGTTTTCGCTCAATCTCAGACAACTTCTATTATCATCTCCATTAGGACAAAAGAGGATAATGGCAGTTGACCCCGGATTTAGAACGGGATGTAAAATAGTATGTTTAGATAGCGAAGGAAATTTTCTATTCAATTCAACAATTTACCCACATCCACCACAAAATGAAATAGAAAAATCACGCGCAATGATTTTAGATTTAGCAAAGAAATTTAAAACAGAAGCAATCGCAATCGGAAATGGAACTGCTTCTAGAGAGACAGAAAGTTTCTTTAAAGGAATTAACTTTCCTTCGGCTGTAGAAATTTTTATGGTGAATGAAGCAGGCGCTTCCATTTATTCAGCGTCAAAGATAGCTCGAGACGAATTTCCCGACCAAGACGTTACAGTAAGAGGAGCAGTGTCTATTGGAAGAAGACTTCTTGATCCACTGGCTGAACTAGTAAAGATCGAACCAAAATCCATCGGAGTCGGGCAATACCAACACGATGTAGACCAATCGCTATTACACTCTCGCTTAGACCAAGTAGTTGAAAGCTGTGTGAATCTAGTCGGTGTTAACCTCAATACGGCAAGCAAACACTTATTAGCCTACGTTTCGGGTGTGGGTCCTGCGTTAGCCGAAAGCATTGTTAGTTTCCGAAAAGAACATGGACAATTCAAATCCCGTAAACAACTACTTAAAGTTCCACGCCTAGGAGAAAAAGCATTTGAACAATGCGCTGGTTTCTTACGAATTCCCAATTCAGAAAATCCATTAGACAACAGTGCCGTTCATCCAGAAGCCTACACAATCGTAGAAAAAATGGCAAAGGATTTGAAGACAGATATCCCAACTCTACTAAAAGATGAGAGTCTTCAAAAAAAGATTGAAGTAAAAAAATATCTCACAGATGAAATTGGTCTTCCTACATTGCAAGACATTGTAAAAGAATTAGCAAAGCCAGGACTCGATCCAAGACAAAAAGCAAAATCTTTTTCGTTCGATGACTCAATCAAAACGATCGACGATCTCAAAGAAGGATTGGTTCTTCCAGGAATCGTAAACAATCTCACAAACTTCGGCGCCTTCGTAAATATCGGAATCAAAGAATCAGGCTTACTTCATATTTCCCAAATCTCCAATCAATTTATAAAAAGTCCTTCTGACGTTTTACAATTAAATCAGCAAGTGAAAGTAAAAGTTGTCTCGATTGATAAAGAGAGAAAGCGAGTGCAACTAACGATGAAGTTTGAGTAG